Below is a window of Coleofasciculus chthonoplastes PCC 7420 DNA.
CTTATACTGTTTACCGCTATCATCTTTGTCTTGGCGGGCACTTTCGGCAGCAGACTGGGCGGCAATATGGTTATTGTAAGCGGTTGTCCAGGTTGTTTGAGCCGTGGTAATCGGTGTAATTTCTTCGGCAGTGAGTCCTAAATCGGTGAGATAATTAGTTAACGTGGCAATAAAGTTCCCTTGCCAATTATTGAAGTCAGCATCTGAGCGGGGCATATAGCTACTCATCTGGCAATTGTTCTCCCCAACAATAATTTGATTTGTCTATTTTAATCGATGGTTCAGGGTTACGGTGTCAGGGTGCGTTGATACAATAGGACGGTGCTTTGGTACGGTGTCATGGTGCTTTGGTACGGAGCAATGGGACGTAAGTACGGATGAATGGGACGTAAGTACGGAGTGATGGGACGTAAGTACGGATGAATGGGACGTAAGTACGGATGAATGGGACGTAAGTACCGATGAATGGGACGTAAGTACCGATGAATGGGACGTAAGTACGGATGAATGGGACGTAAGTACGGAGTGATGGTTTTTTAGCTTGTCACCTCGTCACCTCGTCATCTCGTCACCCCGTCACCCCGTCACCCCGTCACCTCAATCTCTATATGTAGTGGTGTGACACAGCTAAAATTGTGGGATAGATTTTACGATTAAATAAAACGACGGCCAGTCCAGGGTGCTAAAAAGACCCACGCCGGGGAGACAGGAGCAACATTTCACCCTCATCCCCTAACCCCTTCTCCCATCAAGGGAGAAGGGGAATTGGAATATAAGACCTTTCTTGCTCCCCTCTCCCCGGCGTGGGAGAGGATACTGCTGGTCATTAACTGAGGGGTCAGACCCCTCCCCAAACCCCTCCCCGACGCGGGGAGGGGCTTTGATGCTCCCCCTTCCCTCGCAGGGAAGGGGGCTGGGGGGTTAGGTTTTTCCAATTCGCCAGCAGTATCGGGAGAGGGGCTGGGGGTGAGGGGTTGAGCTTAAGTTGACACCAATGCACGTCGGTGCGTCCCTACAATTCTAATCCACCAAATAAGGTGTGCCATGCCGCCATTGTGTGTTAGCGCCGCGTAACGCACCAATTACAGCAACCGCCATAGCGGTTAGGACACATCCTATAGTAGAGACGTTCCGCCGGAACGTCTAAAACAACAGCGATAAAACGGTGCGTTACAGCGCACAGGTGTTTTGTTAGGGATAAAATTCAATAAAAACTATGCGCCTAACGCACCCTACACCTATTGATGCCATTCTTCGCGCATTCTTTGCAAATTTGCACGGATAGTGATTGTATTGGGATGGTCATCTCCCAATAGGCGTTTATTCAACGCTAAAGCTTGCAGAAACAAAGGTTCAGCTTCACTATACCTTCCCTGTGATGAATAGAGTCCTGCCAAATTGTTCAGACTTTCTGCGACATCAGGATGGTCATCAGCCAGCAGGCGTTTTCTCAACTCTAAAGCTTGCTTCAACAAAGGTTCGGCTTCACTATACCGTCCTTGTGAATCGTAGAGTCCTGCCAGATTGTTCAGACTTCTTGCGACATCGGGATGGTCATCACCCAGCAGGCGTTTATATAACTCTAAAGCTTGCAGATACAAAAGTTCGGCTTTTTCATACCTTCCCTGTGATGAATAGAGATATGCCAGATTATTCAGACTGGTTGCGACATGAGGATG
It encodes the following:
- a CDS encoding tetratricopeptide repeat protein, with protein sequence LYLQALELTKRLLGDDHSDLAISLNNLALLYSSQGRYSEAEPLYLQALELIKSLLGDNHPHVATSLNNLAYLYSSQGRYEKAELLYLQALELYKRLLGDDHPDVARSLNNLAGLYDSQGRYSEAEPLLKQALELRKRLLADDHPDVAESLNNLAGLYSSQGRYSEAEPLFLQALALNKRLLGDDHPNTITIRANLQRMREEWHQ